In one Dunckerocampus dactyliophorus isolate RoL2022-P2 chromosome 9, RoL_Ddac_1.1, whole genome shotgun sequence genomic region, the following are encoded:
- the LOC129187333 gene encoding uncharacterized protein LOC129187333 yields the protein MALVVCTSAAVIVELRFTQGKDEFQHVSRHSKEELSIMEEWKRIPVTTRIALAHSMPKRIKGNSLSSMIRLLVVIAALSQLPGSAAEMHNISTCPFKFFGESQSTLYTDISNGVIDLCFDGSMGDKCISIVNGTSTSLSVEVSQDLADTNSPFHQAKPELTDTSPCKIVILLQDGNGNTTMNVTLRTFGREAMVLFETHGRMLNSSAHIDGMVLREWVSYESDTFGDVSGCTHEGTPYLPDMSTCDDAATLVTCSAASVLNVSPNNDSCIKDAICTVSASTIIDHHGDTTSVEDHCAYTLFSDSGVQVSGVFRERRRMDVMFLDGVIIHLDDADVDIYLGQSGKVKANHTKLNLTATPEEHYGVMLSKDETGVTANVSLSANYTVVFFDGYTVQIHTPRAMTTTGVYRMENLHGLCANATVPLTDKKDSVHSSPGCEAQYSEPVDESINCTMVTEQCEMLHSASFNACHEYINPEPYITACNNTLCHYPNTDGLRCQFLGAYDKACRMVMHYEGEHMNDWREEAYCPHNHTFCNHTYCVDHEFCASGINGQINCFCRAKFAAEYKENGTLGDQTICEDNTAKIILPNCILEEKGFDYHDLHLNDDTCRGHNDMYHMVTFSFNSSRNACGAVMTANETIVLYKNTIRGQNTTDLVSHFDEFHMDFSCFQNQPDHQSVTFKIKDNSVMQRLISDSWDYTLIMRAYLDADHERLVQHHTEIQLNQTVYIALATEGLDDNTVSLVTDHCWASNTSSENGPLRHNLITDGCASPDDDTVKVGVNGIGVANFFSFNMFHFAGDNRELYLHCDIHLCLKQNQICAPNCGVPSKRRRRRYVAESPTIISMSWTN from the exons ATGGCGTTGGTagtgtgcacgagtgctgccgtcATTGTGGAGCTGCGGTTCACCCAGGGGAAGGACGAATTTCAACATGTGTCGAGACATTCTAAGGAGGAACTGagcatcatggaggagtggaagaggattccagtaacaacccgTATAGCTTTGGCccattccatgcccaagaggattaagggcAA TTCTCTGTCCAGCATGATCCGCCTCCTGGTCGTCATAGCTGCGCTCAGCCAGCTGCCAG GTTCAGCAGCTGAGATGCACAACATCAGCACGTGTCCCTTCAAATTCTTTGGCGAGAGTCAGAGCACTTTATAC ACGGACATCAGCAACGGTGTGATAGACCTTTGTTTTGATGGCAGCATGGGAGATAAATGCATCAGCATCGTGAACGGCACGTCGACGTCGCTGAGCGTAGAGGTCAGTCAAGACCTGGCTGACACCAACTCACCATTTCACCAAGCCAAGCCGGAACTCACGGATACGTCGCCTTGCAAAATAGTCATTCTCCTGCAGGACGGCAATGGCAACACAACC ATGAATGTCACTCTGCGTACGTTTGGTAGAGAAGCGATGGTTTTGTTTGAAACCCATGGACGAATGCTC AATTCCAGCGCTCACATTGACGGCATGGTGCTGAGGGAATGGGTGTCCTATGAGTCTGACACCTTTGGCGACGTGAGCGGCTGCACACATGAAG gCACTCCATACCTACCTGACATGTCAACCTGTGATGACGCAGCCACCCTGGTCACATGTAGCGCAGCCTCTGTCCTTAACGTCTCTCCTAACAATGACAG CTGCATAAAAGACGCAATCTGCACTGTGTCCGCCTCCACCATCATTGATCACCACGGCGACACCACCTCAGTGGAGGACCACTGTGCCTACACTTTGTTTTCAGACAGTGGCGTCCAGGTGTCGGGCGTTTTTAGGGAACGCCGTCGAATGGATGTGATGTTTTTGGACGGTGTCATCATCCATTTAGATGACGCAGATGTCGACATCTACCTGGGACAAAGCGGCAAGGTTAAA GCCAACCACACTAAGTTGAACCTCACCGCTACACCCGAGGAGCATTACGGAGTGATGTTGTCCAAGGATGAAACTGGCGTGACCGCCAACGTGTCTCTGTCCGCCAACTACACAGTGGTCTTCTTTGATGGATACACGGTTCAGATCCACACGCCCAGGGCCATGACCACCACAG GAGTTTACAGGATGGAAAACCTGCATGGGTTGTGTGCCAATGCCACTGTGCCTTTAACAGACAAGAAGGACAGTGTTCACAGCTCACCCGG CTGTGAGGCACAGTACAGCGAGCCGGTTGACGAGTCCATCAACTGCACCATGGTGACTGAACA ATGTGAGATGTTGCACAGCGCCAGCTTCAATGCCTGCCATGAGTACATCAACCCCGAGCCGTACATCACCGCCTGCAACAACACGCTGTGCCACTACCCCAACACGGATGGGCTCCGGTGCCAGTTTCTGGGGGCCTACGACAAAGCCTGCCGCATGGTGATGCACTACGAGGGGGAACACATGAATGACTGGAGGGAGGAAGCGTACTGCC CTCACAATCACACCTTCTGCAATCACACATACTGTGTTGATCACGAGTTCTGTGCCAGCGGCATCAATGGTCAAATCAACTGCTTCTGTCGGGCCAAGTTTGCTGCCGAATACAAAGAAAACGGCACTTTAG GTGATCAGACAATCTGCGAGGACAACACTGCGAAAATCATTTTGCCCAACTGTATCCTGGAGGAGAAGGGCTTCGACTACCACGACCTGCACCTCAACGACGACACATGCAGAGGTCATAACGACATGTACCACATGGTGACCTTCTCCTTCAATAGTAGCAGAAACGCCTGTGGAGCTGTGATGACG GCCAATGAAACCATCGTCCTGTACAAGAACACCATCAGAGGACAGAACACCACCGACCTTGTCTCTCATTTTGATGAGTTCCACATGGACTTTTCCTGCTTCCAGAACCAGCCGGACCACCAGAGCGTGACCTTCAAAATCAAAGATAA CTCTGTCATGCAACGCCTCATTTCTGACTCTTGGGATTACACGCTGATCATGAGGGCCTACTTGGATGCTGATCACGAGCGCCTTGTGCAGCATCACACTGAAATCCAGCTGAACCAGACTGTCTACATAGCATTGGCAACAGAAGGTCTGGATGACAACACGGTTTCCTTGGTGACTGACCACTGCTGGGCCAGCAACACTTCGTCGGAAAACGGGCCTCTGAGACACAACCTGATTACTGACGG CTGTGCCAGCCCTGATGATGACACCGTCAAGGTGGGGGTCAACGGAATAGGAGTGGCCAACTTCTTCTCATTCAACATGTTCCACTTCGCCGGTGACAACCGTGAGCTCTACCTGCACTGTGACATCCACCTGTGTCTGAAGCAGAACCAGATCTGTGCCCCG AATTGCGGGGTTCCTTCCAAGAGAAGGCGACGCAGGTATGTTGCTGAAAGCCCCACCATCATCAGCATGTCCTGGACCAATTAG